From the genome of Methylocystis heyeri:
ATCGAGGCCAGCAGATCCTGCCGCTCGGGCCCGGACATTTTGTCCCCGAGTTCGCGCAGGCTCGTCACCGCCCCGGTGATGGAGGCGAGCGGCGTGCGCAGATCGTGGGAAAGCGACGAAAGCAGCGTCGTCCGCAGCTTTTCGTTTTCTTCGAGAGCCGCGGCGTGGATGGATTTGTCGATGAGCTGGGCGCGGTCGACCGCGATCGCGGTCTGATCGAGAATGGAAGACAGGGTCCTGTCGTCCTGCGGAGACAGCGGCTCGTCGGGATTTTTGGGATGAACCCCGCAAACCCCGACCACCCCGCGCGGGGTGGTCAGCGGGCGAAACTGGAAACGCACATTGGGCAATGTTCCCGTTCGCCAGCCCGAAGCCTCCGCCTTTTCGAAAGCCCAGCGGGCGGCGCTCATTTCGCCGACTTCCAGCGCATCCAGCGGAGGCCAGGCGGCGGCGAGGCGCAACTCGCCCTCCTGCGGGGCGAGCGCAACCACGCATTGCGCGCCCAGGGCTTTCTGGGCCTGGGCGGTCGCCACCCAGGCGACATCCTCCAAGGCCGCCGCCGCCGAAACTTTTCGGGAGAATTCGAACAAGGCCCGTCCCGCGTCGATCCGCTGCGTCATCTGGAGCGAATGTTCCCGTGCGCGGCCGGCGAGAAGCCCCGTGATCACGGCGACGACCAGGAACATCAGCAGGGCGAGGAATTCCTGCGGCTGCGAGATCGAAAAGTTATAGAGCGGCTCGACGAAGAAGAAATCGAAGGCGAGGAAAGAGAAAAACGACGCCGCGATCGCCGAGGAGAGACCGAAACGCACCGCGCATAAAATGACCGCGACGAGAAAGATCATCGACAGATTCGGCAAATGCAGCCAGTGATCGAGCACAAAGCCGAGACCGACCGCAACGCCAACCGTCGCCGCAGCCGCCGCGATCCCCCCTGCGAGCGACACGGGAGAAGCGATCGCCGGTTTGCCCGGCGCCGGCGGGACCGCTTCGTCCATCACGACGTGAACCGCGATGTCGCGCGAGCGCCTCACCAGCTCCTGAGTCAGCGATGGCCGCAACATGCCGGCGAAGCGTCCGGCGCGCGAACGGCCGAGCACGATCTGGGTGAAATTCTCCCGGCGCGCGAAGCGCAGCAGTTCGCCTGCGAGATCCTGCGCAGAAAGCCGCTCGGTCGAGGCGCCGAGCCGCTCGGCGAGACGCAAGGCGTCATCCACGCGCTTGACCCGCGCGGCGTCGGCCTCTTCCTCTCCCGGCCGCTCGACGAAAACCGCGGTCCATTCCGCGTTGAGGCCGCTCGCGAGGCGCGCCGCCGCGCGCACCACGATCTCGGAGGAAAAGTCCGCTCCGACGCAGACCAGCAGACGCTCGGCCGTGGGCCAGGGACCCTCGATGGCGTGCTGGCGCAGATAGTCGACGACCTGATCGTCGACCCGTTCCGCGGTCCTGCGCAAGGCGAGCTCCCGCAAGGCGGTCAGATTGCCCGGCGTGAAGAAATTCGTCGCAGCCAGCCGCGCGGTCTGTGGAAAATAGACCTTGCCGTCGTGCAGGCGCTGAATCAGCTCGTCGGGCGTGACATCGACGAGAATTACATCCGAAGCCGAACTCAACACGCGGTCCGGCACGGTCTCGCGGACCTTTACGCCCGTTATGCGCGCCACGACGTCGGCGAGGCTTTCGAGATGCTGGATATTGAGCGCGGTCCAGACGTCGACGCCGGCCTCCAGCAGTTCCTCGATGTCCTGCCAGCGCTTGGGGTGGCGGCTGTCGGGCGCGTTGGTGTGAGCGAGTTCGTCGACGACGATCAGCTTGGGCCTGCGCTCCAGCGCCGCGTCGATGTCGAACTCCTCTATGACATGGCCGCGGTAATGCGCCTCGCGCCGGGGCAGGATCTCGAGCCCCTCCAGCAGCGCCTGCGTCTCCTGGCGGCCATGCGTCTCGACGAGACCGACAACCACATCCGCGCCGTCCGCGCTGACGGCCCGGGCGCGCTCCAGCATCGCATAGGTCTTGCCGACGCCGGGCGCAGCGCCGAGGAAAATGCGCAGCCTGCCGCGGGTTTCTGAGCCCGCGGCGGCGAGCAATGCGTCCGGATCGGGACGGCGGTCGAAATTTCGGTTCAATGGCGGCGGCAAGACGAAACCTGTGCTTTCCTCTCGCTATTGCAGCGCGTCCAGCGCCAGATTGAGCATTAGCACATTTACCCGCGGCTCGCCGAAGAGACCAAGAGCCCGTCCCTCGACATGCTCCTCGACCAGCGCCCGCACCCGCGCCTCATTCAGCTTGCGCGCCCTGGCGACGCCGGCGACCTGCGCCAGCGCATATTGGGGAGAAATATGCGGATCTAGGCCCGAGCCCGAAGTCGTCGCAGCGTCGGCGGCCACCACATCGATGCGCCCCGCGGCGAATTCGGATTCTATCGTGGCGTTGACCCGTTCGATCAGTTTCTTCGACGTCGGTCCGAGATTGGAGCCGGACGAAGCGGCGGCGTTATAGGGCGCGTCCACGCTCTTGTCGGGATTGGCGGGGTCCGGGGCGCTGGTCGCGGAAGGCCTGGCGTGGAAATACCCGTCGCCCACGAAATTCTGGCCGATCAGCGCCGAGCCCACCACGACGCCGCCTCTCTCGACGGCGCTCCCATTGGCCTGGGCGGAAAAAGCGATCTGCGCCACGCCTGTGATCGCCAGCGGATAGGCGAGGCCCGTCACGAGAGTGAGCAGGAACAGCAGGACGAAAGCCGGACGAATTTGGCTCAACATGCCGGTAACTCCTTTTAGGCCAAGCGAAGCGCTTGAACGACGAGGTCGATGAGCTTGATGCCGACGAAAGGCGCGATCAGCCCGCCTGCCCCGTAAATGAGAAGATTGCGCCGCAGCAGCGCGGCCGCGCCC
Proteins encoded in this window:
- a CDS encoding sensor histidine kinase — its product is MNRNFDRRPDPDALLAAAGSETRGRLRIFLGAAPGVGKTYAMLERARAVSADGADVVVGLVETHGRQETQALLEGLEILPRREAHYRGHVIEEFDIDAALERRPKLIVVDELAHTNAPDSRHPKRWQDIEELLEAGVDVWTALNIQHLESLADVVARITGVKVRETVPDRVLSSASDVILVDVTPDELIQRLHDGKVYFPQTARLAATNFFTPGNLTALRELALRRTAERVDDQVVDYLRQHAIEGPWPTAERLLVCVGADFSSEIVVRAAARLASGLNAEWTAVFVERPGEEEADAARVKRVDDALRLAERLGASTERLSAQDLAGELLRFARRENFTQIVLGRSRAGRFAGMLRPSLTQELVRRSRDIAVHVVMDEAVPPAPGKPAIASPVSLAGGIAAAAATVGVAVGLGFVLDHWLHLPNLSMIFLVAVILCAVRFGLSSAIAASFFSFLAFDFFFVEPLYNFSISQPQEFLALLMFLVVAVITGLLAGRAREHSLQMTQRIDAGRALFEFSRKVSAAAALEDVAWVATAQAQKALGAQCVVALAPQEGELRLAAAWPPLDALEVGEMSAARWAFEKAEASGWRTGTLPNVRFQFRPLTTPRGVVGVCGVHPKNPDEPLSPQDDRTLSSILDQTAIAVDRAQLIDKSIHAAALEENEKLRTTLLSSLSHDLRTPLASITGAVTSLRELGDKMSGPERQDLLASIEEEAGRLSRFVKNLLDMSRIEAGALEVRRDWVEVPDAIRAAAQRIRKVFADGKITISVAPDLPFIRADANLLEQVLFNLLDNAHKYGGGGPVSIHARQEGGDVVVTVTDEGPGVKPGDLERIFEKFYRGGRPDGRKAGTGLGLSICRGLVEAMGGTITAQSPAARRRGARMVLRFPAAQTKGKIG
- the kdpC gene encoding potassium-transporting ATPase subunit KdpC; this translates as MLSQIRPAFVLLFLLTLVTGLAYPLAITGVAQIAFSAQANGSAVERGGVVVGSALIGQNFVGDGYFHARPSATSAPDPANPDKSVDAPYNAAASSGSNLGPTSKKLIERVNATIESEFAAGRIDVVAADAATTSGSGLDPHISPQYALAQVAGVARARKLNEARVRALVEEHVEGRALGLFGEPRVNVLMLNLALDALQ